One part of the Desulfofundulus luciae genome encodes these proteins:
- a CDS encoding late competence development ComFB family protein, which translates to MIHNYTEVVVQRFLPEVLKEYAKNNPGTCTCTRCQDDIMALALNQLPPHYVVSDEGTIYTKVNFDQIGGKAQVIAAITNAIKQVAANPRHDKSRP; encoded by the coding sequence GTGATCCACAACTACACTGAAGTGGTAGTGCAGCGGTTTTTACCAGAGGTATTAAAAGAATATGCCAAAAACAACCCCGGGACCTGTACCTGTACCCGCTGCCAGGATGATATTATGGCTCTGGCTTTAAATCAATTGCCCCCTCACTACGTAGTGTCCGATGAGGGTACGATTTATACAAAAGTAAATTTTGACCAGATAGGCGGGAAGGCACAGGTAATCGCGGCCATTACCAACGCCATCAAACAAGTGGCAGCCAACCCCAGGCATGACAAATCCCGACCATAA
- a CDS encoding HAD family hydrolase, translating into MKIPERGMLQLQHLVLDFNGTMAKDGTLLPGVEERLNTLAEKLAIHVLTADTFGTGEKACRNIKAFVHVLERGEGGSQKLKFIEKLGTQHTVTIGNGTNDSLMLKNAALGIVVLGPEGASVQALVAADVVVTDICQGLDLLLHPKRLIATLRL; encoded by the coding sequence GTGAAAATACCGGAGCGGGGGATGCTACAACTGCAACACCTTGTTCTGGATTTTAACGGCACGATGGCCAAAGACGGCACCCTGCTTCCAGGAGTAGAGGAAAGGCTAAACACCCTTGCCGAAAAACTAGCGATCCACGTGCTTACAGCCGACACCTTTGGAACGGGGGAAAAGGCCTGCCGTAATATTAAGGCCTTCGTGCACGTCCTGGAGCGGGGAGAAGGGGGCAGCCAAAAGCTAAAATTTATTGAGAAACTGGGTACACAACATACAGTAACCATTGGCAACGGTACCAACGATAGCCTGATGCTTAAAAACGCCGCCCTGGGGATCGTTGTTTTGGGACCGGAAGGTGCCTCGGTACAGGCCCTTGTGGCAGCCGACGTGGTTGTCACGGACATCTGCCAGGGCCTGGACCTGTTGCTGCATCCTAAGCGGCTAATCGCTACCTTGCGCTTATAG
- a CDS encoding 6-phosphofructokinase — protein MAGPAKIKRIGVLTGGGDAPGLNAVIRAVVKVAIREYGLSVIGFLNGFGGLIKNQARELTEKDVVGILPRGGTILGTTNRDNPFHYPVVKGGKKVFVDVSDRIFENISIHGVDALIVIGGDGSLAIAKELHAKGLSVVGVPKTIDNDLLATDQTFGFDTALTTATEALDKLHTTAESHHRVMVLEVMGRYAGWIALAAGVAGGADVILIPEIPYRIEKVIEMINQREVQGKKFSIIVVAEGAKPVDGELVVQKRVEDSFDPIRLGGIGHVVAQQVEEATGKETRVTILGHLQRGGSPTAFDRILATRYGTGAVRLVMEGRFGHMVCLRGTTIDAVPLTEATGQIRSVPLDSDLLLSARQLGICLGD, from the coding sequence ATGGCTGGTCCAGCCAAAATTAAACGCATTGGTGTATTAACCGGCGGGGGCGATGCTCCCGGATTAAACGCCGTCATCAGGGCGGTGGTAAAAGTAGCTATCAGGGAATATGGGCTTTCGGTAATTGGCTTTTTAAATGGTTTTGGGGGATTGATTAAGAACCAGGCCCGGGAGCTTACGGAAAAGGATGTAGTCGGTATCCTGCCCCGGGGTGGAACCATTCTCGGTACCACCAACCGTGATAATCCCTTTCATTATCCAGTGGTTAAGGGCGGGAAAAAGGTTTTCGTAGACGTAAGCGATCGTATTTTTGAAAATATCAGCATCCACGGGGTCGATGCCCTGATCGTTATCGGTGGAGATGGCAGCCTGGCCATTGCTAAAGAGCTACACGCCAAAGGATTATCTGTGGTTGGAGTTCCTAAGACCATCGACAACGATCTGCTGGCCACAGATCAAACTTTTGGTTTTGATACTGCCCTTACTACCGCCACCGAAGCCCTGGACAAGTTACACACCACGGCAGAATCCCACCACCGGGTTATGGTTCTGGAGGTAATGGGGCGTTATGCCGGGTGGATAGCTCTGGCCGCCGGGGTGGCCGGTGGGGCGGATGTAATCTTGATTCCTGAAATTCCCTACCGCATTGAGAAGGTCATTGAAATGATCAATCAGCGGGAAGTACAGGGTAAAAAGTTTAGCATCATCGTGGTGGCCGAAGGGGCCAAACCAGTGGACGGAGAATTAGTGGTTCAAAAAAGGGTGGAGGACAGCTTTGATCCCATTCGTTTAGGTGGCATCGGCCATGTAGTGGCTCAACAGGTCGAAGAAGCCACCGGAAAAGAAACCAGGGTCACCATACTGGGACATCTACAAAGGGGAGGTTCCCCTACGGCTTTTGACCGCATTCTGGCCACACGCTACGGCACGGGGGCAGTTCGGCTGGTTATGGAGGGGCGTTTCGGACACATGGTCTGCCTCCGGGGTACCACCATTGATGCCGTACCCCTGACGGAAGCTACGGGTCAGATCCGCTCCGTACCCCTTGACAGCGATCTGCTGCTCTCGGCAAGGCAACTGGGAATTTGCCTGGGAGACTAA
- a CDS encoding alpha/beta fold hydrolase — MPFITLEGLTYHYTAGMPQNKEPKQTILFIHGAGGSHRHWLHQLNGLKEDYLVLAVDLPGHGQSQGKAADAIAAYNEFIYAFAERLIGHPFFLAGHSMGGAITLDFARCYPEKLAGMVLIGTGARLRVLPALLETFQRGEHYAELIQLAYGKNAPPALLEAARREMESVPSSVYLADFTACNGFDLMGVLPFIDVPALVIAADQDLLTPVKYGQYLKQKLPRAELEIIHGAGHMMMLERPGEINAIIKRFLEEHSTITGNHWVNQDE, encoded by the coding sequence ATGCCTTTTATAACCCTTGAAGGACTCACTTACCATTACACCGCTGGGATGCCCCAAAATAAGGAGCCAAAGCAAACCATCCTTTTTATCCACGGAGCAGGGGGGAGTCACCGCCACTGGCTTCACCAACTCAACGGTTTAAAAGAAGACTACCTGGTGCTGGCAGTGGATCTACCCGGTCACGGCCAGTCGCAGGGAAAAGCAGCCGATGCTATTGCTGCTTACAACGAATTTATTTATGCTTTTGCGGAAAGGCTAATTGGTCATCCATTTTTCCTGGCCGGACATTCTATGGGAGGGGCAATCACCCTGGATTTTGCCCGCTGTTATCCAGAGAAACTGGCCGGGATGGTCTTGATTGGAACTGGTGCTCGCCTGCGAGTGCTACCGGCTTTGCTGGAGACCTTCCAAAGGGGAGAACACTATGCGGAGCTGATCCAACTGGCTTACGGCAAAAACGCGCCCCCTGCTCTGCTGGAAGCTGCCCGCAGGGAAATGGAATCCGTTCCATCCTCAGTATACCTGGCAGACTTTACGGCCTGTAACGGTTTTGACTTGATGGGTGTCCTGCCTTTTATCGATGTCCCCGCCCTGGTCATTGCCGCCGATCAGGACCTGCTCACGCCGGTAAAGTACGGCCAGTATCTAAAACAGAAGCTGCCCAGGGCCGAATTAGAGATTATTCACGGGGCCGGCCACATGATGATGCTGGAACGGCCAGGAGAAATAAACGCTATCATAAAACGATTCCTGGAGGAGCACAGCACCATTACGGGGAATCATTGGGTTAATCAGGATGAGTGA